The Daucus carota subsp. sativus chromosome 9, DH1 v3.0, whole genome shotgun sequence genome window below encodes:
- the LOC108203020 gene encoding fructose-bisphosphate aldolase 1, chloroplastic translates to MAATSFVKLNASSSQWIGQRPVSQRSGSASVCPARRVSVVRAGSYSEELVKTAKTIASPGRGILAIDESNATCGKRLASIGLDNTEVNRQAYRQLLLTTPGLGEYISGAIMFEETLYQSTTDGKKMVDCLLEQNIVPGIKVDKGLVPLPGSNDESWCQGLDGLASRSAEYYNQGARFAKWRTVVSIPCGPSALAVKEAAWGLARYAAISQDNGLVPIVEPEILLDGDHSIDRTLEVAEKVWSEVFYYLAENNVMFEGILLKPSMVTPGAEHKEKASPETVAKYTLTMLKRRVPPAVPGIMFLSGGQSEMEATLNLNAMNQTPNPWHVSFSYARALQNTVLKTWQGLPENVDAAKQSLLVRAKANSMAQLGKYTAEGESDDAKKGMFVKGYTY, encoded by the exons ATGGCGGCTACGAGTTTTGTTAAGTTGAATGCATCGTCTTCACAGTGGATCGGTCAACGACCCGTTAGTCAACGCTCTGGATCTGCTTCGGTTTGTCCGGCTCGTCGGGTTTCGGTTGTTCGGGCCGGATCTTACAGCGAAGAGCTTGTTAAAACTGCT AAAACTATCGCTTCCCCTGGTCGTGGTATCCTTGCCATTGACGAGTCCAATGCAACATGTGGGAAGAGATTGGCATCTATTGGATTGGACAATACAGAAGTCAATAGACAGGCTTATAGACAACTTTTGCTGACTACTCCTGGCCTGGGTGAATACATTTCCGGGGCCATTATGTTTGAAGAGACACTTTACCAATCAACAACAGATGGAAAGAAGATGGTCGACTGCTTGCTTGAACAGAATATAGTACCTGGCATCAAAGTTGACAAG GGTTTGGTCCCCCTGCCAGGTTCCAACGATGAGTCTTGGTGTCAAGGGCTAGATGGATTGGCTTCTAGATCAGCTGAATACTACAATCAAGGTGCTCGCTTTGCAAAGTG GCGCACAGTTGTCAGCATTCCTTGTGGTCCTTCTGCCTTGGCCGTTAAAGAAGCTGCCTGGGGACTTGCACGTTATGCTGCTatatctcag gaTAATGGTCTCGTACCTATTGTTGAGCCTGAGATTCTTCTTGATGGGGATCACTCAATTGATAGGACACTGGAAGTCGCGGAGAAAGTATGGTCCGAAGTCTTTTATTACCTGGCAGAAAACAATGTGATGTTTGAGGGTATTCTACTCAAGCCCAGCATGGTAACTCCAGGAGCTGAGCACAAGGAGAAGGCTTCTCCAGAGACCGTTGCGAAATATACACTCACTATGCTTAAGAGAAGAGTGCCTCCTGCTGTTCCAGGAATCATG TTTTTGTCTGGAGGACAGTCTGAAATGGAAGCTACTCTGAACCTAAACGCAATGAATCAGACCCCCAACCCCTGGCATGTATCTTTCTCTTATGCACGTGCTTTGCAGAACACAGTCCTGAAAACATGGCAAGGACTTCCTGAGAATGTCGATGCTGCTAAACAATCTCTTTTGGTGCGTGCTAAGGCTAATTCCATGGCACAACTCGGCAAGTACACTGCTGAGGGTGAGAGCGACGATGCTAAGAAAGGGATGTTTGTTAAGGGCTATACATATTGA
- the LOC108203157 gene encoding receptor protein kinase-like protein ZAR1: MLFLVLLILVLLSSQSSVDCVNDEGYALLSFKQAISDDPLGAFASWNISDETPCSWSGVTCKEERVVSVSIPKQKLQGLVSPSLGSLSQLRHVNLRNNRLIGSLPFELFRAQGLQSLVLYGNSLSGSVPFDIGKLSYLQTLDLSQNLLNGSLPSSLIQCKRLRTLVLSQNNFSGGLPEGFGTSLVSLEKLDISINRFSGPLPSDLGNLSNLQGTADLSHNLFSGSIPASLGNLPEKVYIDLTYNNLTGPIPQTGALINRGPTAFIGNPGLCGPPLKSQCSTSASSPSSSIPFLPSDVPPGDAAAKGAKRGLSKGSIIAIVVGDVIGICLFGLVFMYCYSRVCGIRRSENAYGSGKKLKGRTDCLCFGKDESETLSEKVEQYDLVPLGVQLGFDLEELLKASAFVLGKSGIGIVYKVVLEDGNTLAVRRLGEGGTQRFKEFQKEVEAIGKLRHPNIVTLRAYYWSVDEKLLIYDYIQNGNLATAIHGKPGMIPFTPLSWPSRLKIMKGVAKGLVYLHEFSPKKYVHGDLKPTNILLGQNMEALISDFGLGRLANIAGGTPIVESSRMASENLHEKQQDNAPSEVTMVNSPANLRSCYQDPEALKAIKPSQKWDVYSYGVILLEMISGRPPIIQLDTTEMDIVHWIQLCIEEKTPFSEVLDPYLIKDADREDEIIAVLKIAMTCIQSSPERRPSMRHIFDSLERLSAK; this comes from the exons ATGCTTTTTTTAGTTTTGCTCATTTTAGTGTTGTTGAGCTCACAAAGCTCAGTGGATTGTGTGAATGATGAAGGGTATGCACTTTTGTCATTTAAACAAGCCATTAGTGATGACCCACTAGGGGCATTTGCAAGCTGGAACATTTCTGATGAGACCCCTTGTTCTTGGAGTGGTGTGACATGCAAAGAGGAGAGAGTTGTGTCTGTAAGTATACCAAAGCAGAAGCTTCAAGGGCTTGTGTCACCTTCTTTAGGGTCTTTGTCTCAGCTAAGACATGTTAATTTGAGGAACAATAGGTTGATTGGGAGCTTGCCTTTTGAGCTTTTTAGAGCTCAAGGGCTTCAAAGTTTGGTGCTTTATGGGAATTCTTTATCTGGCTCAGTTCCATTTGACATTGGGAAGCTTAGTTACCTTCAGACTTTGGATTTGTCTCAGAATTTACTTAATGGGTCATTACCAAGTTCATTGATCCAGTGTAAGAGACTTAGGACTCTTGTTCttagtcaaaataattttagtgGTGGTTTACCTGAGGGGTTTGGGACTAGTTTAGTTTCTCTTGAAAAACTTGATATTTCGATTAACAGGTTTAGTGGTCCTCTTCCTAGTGACTTGGGGAATTTATCGAATTTGCAAGGAACTGCTGATTTGTCACATAATTTGTTTAGTGGTTCGATTCCAGCTAGTCTTGGAAACCTTCCTGAGAAGGTTTATATAGATCTTACTTATAACAATCTTACTGGTCCAATACCGCAAACCGGTGCTCTGATCAATAGAGGACCTACAGCTTTTATTGGGAATCCTGGGCTTTGTGGACCTCCATTGAAAAGCCAGTGTAGTACAAGTGCAAGTTCACCTTCGTCGTCTATTCCGTTTTTACCAAGTGATGTTCCACCGGGTGATGCTGCTGCGAAGGGTGCGAAAAGAGGCCTAAGTAAAGGATCTATAATCGCTATTGTTGTGGGTGATGTTATCGGAATATGTCTTTTTGGTTTAGTGTTTATGTATTGTTATTCAAGGGTATGTGGCATCAGAAGAAGTGAAAATGCTTATGGTTCTGGGAAGAAATTGAAGGGGAGGACGGACTGTTTATGCTTTGGGAAGGATGAGTCGGAGACCTTATCAGAAAAAGTGGAGCAATATGACCTAGTACCATTGGGCGTGCAGCTCGGATTTGACCTGGAAGAGCTTCTTAAGGCTTCTGCGTTTGTGCTAGGGAAGAGCGGGATTGGAATTGTTTACAAAGTTGTGCTTGAAGATGGAAATACCTTGGCTGTGAGAAGGTTGGGCGAAGGGGGTACACAAAGGTTTAAGGAATTtcagaaagaagtagaagcaatTGGGAAGCTTAGGCATCCTAACATTGTAACTCTTAGAGCCTATTATTGGTCTGTTGATGAGAAGCTGCTCATATATGATTACATTCAGAATGGTAACCTTGCCACTGCAATTCATG GGAAGCCGGGAATGATTCCTTTTACACCTCTCTCATGGCCTTCTCGGTTGAAGATTATGAAAGGAGTTGCAAAAGGCTTGGTTTATCTGCATGAATTCAGCCCCAAAAAGTATGTCCATGGAGACCTCAAGCCAACAAATATTTTACTTGGACAGAACATGGAAGCCTTGATCTCTGACTTCGGACTTGGACGCCTTGCTAACATAGCTGGAGGAACTCCAATTGTGGAATCCAGCAGAATGGCTTCTGAAAATCTTCACGAGAAGCAGCAAGACAATGCACCCTCAGAAGTCACCATGGTAAACTCGCCTGCAAATTTGAGATCTTGTTATCAAGATCCTGAGGCCCTAAAAGCTATCAAGCCATCACAGAAATGGGATGTTTATTCATATGGGGTCATCCTACTCGAAATGATTAGTGGAAGACCACCTATCATCCAACTGGACACCACAGAAATGGATATTGTTCACTGGATTCAGCTCTGCATCGAGGAGAAAACGCCATTTTCAGAAGTTCTAGACCCATACTTAATTAAAGATGCTGATAGAGAGGATGAAATAATTGCGGTTCTAAAAATCGCAATGACATGCATACAGAGTAGCCCCGAGAGAAGACCATCAATGAGGCACATCTTCGATTCTTTAGAAAGACTTTCCGCTAAATGA